CGCCCAGCGCGCGGCGTGGCTGGCGCGGCTGGGCGGGCAGGCGGCCGGCCTCGACTACGAGCGGCAGGTCGAGGACACGCTCGACGCGTTCGCCGCCCATCTGGAAGCGCATCTGGCGCTCGACGAGATGCTCAGCCTCGCCAGATGAGAAGCAGCGCCGCGCCGCCGAGAAGCGCGATCAGCAGCGCGTCGGCCGCGCGGTAGAGCGCGAGCGCGCGGCGGATGTCGGCCGGCGTCGCCTCGCGCCGCCCGCCTTCGCCCATGTAGCCGTCCTCGACCATGACGCCGCCATAGGCGCGCGGCCCGGCGAGGGCCAAGCCCAGCGCCCCGGCCATCGCCGCTTCCGGCCAGCCGGCATTGGGCGAGCGGTGGCGGCGCGCGTCGCGCCGCACGGCGCGCCACGCGTCCCCGGCCGAGGCGCCGCGCACCAGCGGGCAGGCGGCGACCACGAGCAGCGCGGTCAGCCGCGAGGCCGGCAAGTTGACGAGGTCGTCGAGCCGGGCGGCGGCCCAGCCGAACGCCTCGTGACGCGGCGTGCGATGGCCGATCATGCTGTCGGCGGTGTTGATCGCCTTGTAGGCGGCGCAACCCGGCAGGCCGCCGGCCGCTAGCCAGAAGGCCGGGGCGACGACGCCGTCGGAAAAATTCTCCGCCAGGCTCTCGATCGCCGCGCGGCACACCGCCGCCTCGTCGAGTGCCTGCGGGTCGCGGCCGACGATCCGCGACACGGCGACGCGCCCCGCGTCCAGCCCGTGCGCTTCGAGCGCCGACGCCACTGCGCCGACATGCGCGCCGAGGCTTCGCTGGGCGAACAGCGACGAGGCGATGAGTGCCGTGGCGGCAAGCCCGACGCCGCCGCCGAGCGCGGTCTGGACGCCCCATGCCGGAATGCCTGCGGCAAGGACGAGGACTGCCACCGTGAGGACGCCGCCGGCCCTGCGTCGCGCGGCGGGGAAGGCGGGATCGTTCAGCCTGCCGTCGAGGAAGGCGATCAGCCGGCCGATCCAGGTGACGGGATGGCCGATGGCGCGGAACAGGCGGTCGGGATAGCCGATCGCGGCTTCGGCAAGGAGCGC
The window above is part of the Aquamicrobium sp. genome. Proteins encoded here:
- the cbiB gene encoding adenosylcobinamide-phosphate synthase CbiB, with amino-acid sequence MFVLLACLALLAEAAIGYPDRLFRAIGHPVTWIGRLIAFLDGRLNDPAFPAARRRAGGVLTVAVLVLAAGIPAWGVQTALGGGVGLAATALIASSLFAQRSLGAHVGAVASALEAHGLDAGRVAVSRIVGRDPQALDEAAVCRAAIESLAENFSDGVVAPAFWLAAGGLPGCAAYKAINTADSMIGHRTPRHEAFGWAAARLDDLVNLPASRLTALLVVAACPLVRGASAGDAWRAVRRDARRHRSPNAGWPEAAMAGALGLALAGPRAYGGVMVEDGYMGEGGRREATPADIRRALALYRAADALLIALLGGAALLLIWRG